From the Candidatus Delongbacteria bacterium genome, the window GGTAGAAATATCAGATCGTTTGAGCAGGCAACTGGAATTGAGTTAATTGTAGATGATACTCCTGGAGCAGTTGTAATTTCTGGCTTTGACCCTTTCAAAAGAGCAATTGCAAAAAATGCTCTTGAGAAGCTTATTGAAGATGGAAGAATTCACCCTGGTAAAATAGAGGAAGTTGTTGAAAAAGCGAAGAAGGATATGGATCAGCATATAAAGGATCTTGGTCAAGATACGCTTATCAGTTTGAACCTCCAAAAGGCACATCCAGAACTTATGAAACTACTAGGTAGATTAAATTATAGAACAAGTTATGGTCAAAATGTTCTGCTTCACTCTGTTGAATGTGCTAGATTATGTGCTTTAATGGCTGCCGAGCTTGATTATGATGTTAAAGCTGCAGCACGTGCCGGTCTTTTCCATGATATAGGTAAAGCTGTCGACCAATATCAAGAAGGTACTCACGTTCAACTTGGTTTGGAATTGGCTAAGAAGTATAAAGAGTCTAAATATGTTTTGAATGCTATAGCTTCACATCATGAAGACTATCCTATTGCTCATCCTATCAGTGCTCTTGTAATGGCTGCTGATGCAATTTCATCTTCAAGACCTGGTGCTAGACGAGAAACTTTAGGAAATTATCTGCAAAGAATTGAAAAACTTGAAACTCTAGCCCTAGAATGGGAAGGTGTTACCAAGGCATATGCAATTCATGCTGGCAGAGAGATTAGGGTGCTTGTTGAGAATGATACAGTTACTGATGCTCGTGCTGATATGCTGGCTGCAGAAATTGCTGAAAAAATTCAAAATGAGATGCAGTACCCTGGTCATATTAAAGTTACTGTAATTAGAGAGTATAGAGCTCAAGGAATTGCTAAATAATTTATAATGCGGCTATTTGCCGCTTTTCTTTTTGATAAGGATTGAAGTATGATTGGTATTCTGTTTATTGGTGATGTTGTTGCCGAACCTGGTATGAGAATGTTTGAGAAAAGTATTAATTATCTCAAAAATGAGTATAATCCAAATTTGATAATTGTTAACGGTGAAAATACTCGTAATGGTAAAGGTATGAGTGAAGGACTTGCTGCAAAGTACTTTAATCTAGGAGTAAATGCTATTACAAGTGGGAATCATATTTGGGATTACAGTAAATTTCACGATACTATGAATAATATGAAATATTCAAATATTTTAAGACCATATAATTATCCAACAGGTGTTGCAGGAAATGGTAGTTGTATAGTCAAAGATAATTTAGGTCGGAAAATTGGAGTAATAAACCTCCAAGGTAGAACTTTTATGCAGGCGATAGATTGTCCTTTTAATACTGTTCTAAAGGCGATAGATGAGATCAAACGTGAAACAAATATTATTTTTTTAGATTTCCATGCTGAGACTACAGCAGAGAAAATTAGTATGGCTTGGTGGCTTGACGGAAAGATCTCTGCTATTGTTGGAACTCACACCCACGTTCAAACTGCAGATGAGAGGGTTTTTCCAAATGGA encodes:
- the rny gene encoding ribonuclease Y, producing the protein MEIYILVIVGLVSALIGYMISYWKVQSKIGNAKVIAKKMEDDAKKILIDAEKDVESLKKDFEVQKLKEESRLNEEIKKKREKLEDEIEKQKEKINEKDKELIERKYKLDNIDNDLKKREKEIKSKEQSVKDKENYVETKKVELEDTIAKQVKTLERISGMTQDEALDHLKNTLINKAKDDVAVTIKEIKDQAREEADKEAKEIVVSAIQRTAADHSADTTVSVINLPNDEIKGRIIGREGRNIRSFEQATGIELIVDDTPGAVVISGFDPFKRAIAKNALEKLIEDGRIHPGKIEEVVEKAKKDMDQHIKDLGQDTLISLNLQKAHPELMKLLGRLNYRTSYGQNVLLHSVECARLCALMAAELDYDVKAAARAGLFHDIGKAVDQYQEGTHVQLGLELAKKYKESKYVLNAIASHHEDYPIAHPISALVMAADAISSSRPGARRETLGNYLQRIEKLETLALEWEGVTKAYAIHAGREIRVLVENDTVTDARADMLAAEIAEKIQNEMQYPGHIKVTVIREYRAQGIAK
- a CDS encoding TIGR00282 family metallophosphoesterase, whose product is MIGILFIGDVVAEPGMRMFEKSINYLKNEYNPNLIIVNGENTRNGKGMSEGLAAKYFNLGVNAITSGNHIWDYSKFHDTMNNMKYSNILRPYNYPTGVAGNGSCIVKDNLGRKIGVINLQGRTFMQAIDCPFNTVLKAIDEIKRETNIIFLDFHAETTAEKISMAWWLDGKISAIVGTHTHVQTADERVFPNGTAYITDVGMTGSFDSVIGMKKEVAINRFRFQTPFKYEFADGDLKLNGVYIEIDEESGKAVSIESILIDEKDLN